In the genome of Pirellulales bacterium, the window GCCAAGGGGCGTGTTGTGCGATTCTGGGAAACGCCGGAGAACGAAGCTTGTTGGCAAGAGCTTCGCGCGGCGGAGGTCGACCTCATCGGCACCGATCAACTCGAGCGATTAGCCACTTTTCTGCGCACCGCGGAATAAACGGCGTCAATTCCGGCGGCAACGCATTAGCGGCCTTGCTTTTGTCCACCTTGCTTAGCCGCTCGACCACGATGGTCCGCTTGGAAACGAAACGGCTGGCCGCTAACAAGATCGGTACTCACGATGGACGGGCACCAATACTTTTCCACGTGTTCGACGACAAGGTCCGTGCCGGCAAAGTGCTTGACGTAAGGTCTCATGCGGTGGTTGTACATGGTGTCGGTCAGATCGCGCACCAGGACCACATTCTTGCCAAGTTTTACGAGTTCGCGAATTGCGAATGGCCGCCCCAGCACGCACATATTCAAGTGCACGCCACAAATAATTACGTTATCGATTCCTTTTTCAGCAAACAGGTTGTAGAGCTCTTGGCCATTGTCGGTGATCGCGTCTCGTTCCTCGTCCATTGCGATCATGGCGGTTTGCCGTGTCCACGGAGCACTGATTGTGCACGGCTGCTCGCAGTCGCAGCCCATATCGGTATCGTCGATTGGCAGATCCGGCTCTCTCGGTTTGTCGGGCCAGGCCCAGGCTGTGCCCCACCGTTGCGATTTCGCCAACTCGATAGGCGGCTTGGCGAACGGCGCCTCGACCGCCCGGCGGCGTGCCGGGCTATCCTGGTAAAAATCTACGCATGTGCTCGGGCAGTGCACAATCAGTAGGCCTCGCTGCCGAGCCGCCGAAACAAACTTATCCAGCGGGCCGGCGACTTCCGCGACTCGTTCCGCCGCGCCGCGACACCAATGTTGATCCCACATATCGACCACGACCACTGCCGTCTTCCGTGGTTGCCACTCAAGCGTTTTTTCGGCAACCGCGAACTCACCTTGGGAGTCAGCGACCGACTGCCGGCAACGAGCGTGAAGTTTCAGCATATCGACATCGTTTTGGACAGCGGTCACGACAATCGTGTGGGACAGGGCGAGACTACCAAGGACGAGCATTCGACCAATCATTGTACGGTTCCCATTGCATGTAATTGCACCGGCAGCCAATAATGCCGCTTTCGCTGGCGACTCGAGCAATGACTCAAGCGTGAATTGTACCGTCTGAACCGCCGGACAGCGCAGTTGACGCAGTGCGAAATCCGGCACGTTATTTTGCGCACGAAGCAACGAACGGTGGCTAATTCACTTGGCGTTACTCGGATTGTAGCCGATAATGAGTGTTTGTCTTCTCCGCCCGGGAGAACTGCAAAGTCGGGGTCTGGTCCATTTTTCGGCCAGCGTGCCTTGCCCCAACCACACAACCGTCGGCCGAAAACATGGACCTGACCCCTTACCCTTGGACTTTGCAGTTCTCCTGCTTCTCCGCCGTCCTTTTTCGAAAATCCTGAGTTCCATCGACATCCGCCATGGCCACCTACCCTGCCTTAATTCCTGCACTTGGAGAGGGAGACGTAAACTCGTCGCCGAATCGAAGCGCCTGGGTCAAATCGTCCGTCGGTCCAGAAAGTCGGCGACTGGTTGAACGCGATGCCAAGGTATTCCTTCGGCAGTCGGTTTCGACCCCGTGTTTGTCGGCAGTACGGCGAGCCGAAGGAGTGTGGATCGAAGATTGCGACGGGCGCCGCTACCTGGATTTCCATGGCAATAACGTCCATCATATCGGCCATGCTCATCCGCGGCTTATTCGCGAAGTGACGGAACAGCTCGGCGAGCTTACATTCGCGCCACGGCGGTTCACGTGTGAGTCGGCGGTTGAGCTGGCCGAGCGGCTCGTGGAGATTGCCCCCGGAGATTTAAGCAAAGTCCTCTTCGCCCCGAGCGGTTCGGATGCGATAGAGATCGCGATTGCCTATGCACGGGCGACAACGGGCCGATTCAAAACAATCTCCTTCTGGGATTCCTATCATGGCTCCGGTTTTGCCGCCCGTTCGATCGGCGGCGAACAGATGTTTCGCAGCGCGCCAATCGGGCCACTGCTTCCGGGAGCGCAACTCGTGCCGCCTTTCGGCGATTATCGAAACGCCTGGGGAGTTTCGGAAGGCAGCGGCGATTTGTGCGCCAA includes:
- a CDS encoding cysteine hydrolase family protein produces the protein MIGRMLVLGSLALSHTIVVTAVQNDVDMLKLHARCRQSVADSQGEFAVAEKTLEWQPRKTAVVVVDMWDQHWCRGAAERVAEVAGPLDKFVSAARQRGLLIVHCPSTCVDFYQDSPARRRAVEAPFAKPPIELAKSQRWGTAWAWPDKPREPDLPIDDTDMGCDCEQPCTISAPWTRQTAMIAMDEERDAITDNGQELYNLFAEKGIDNVIICGVHLNMCVLGRPFAIRELVKLGKNVVLVRDLTDTMYNHRMRPYVKHFAGTDLVVEHVEKYWCPSIVSTDLVSGQPFRFQADHRGRAAKQGGQKQGR